A genomic window from Vitis riparia cultivar Riparia Gloire de Montpellier isolate 1030 chromosome 18, EGFV_Vit.rip_1.0, whole genome shotgun sequence includes:
- the LOC117905771 gene encoding disease resistance-like protein DSC1 — MPYSHIKQLWEGIKVLEKLKFMNLRHSRYLRETPDFSGVVNLEQLVLEGCTSLCEVHPSLVVLNKLNFLSLKNCIMLKSLPSNIYNLKSLETFDVSGCSDCVNLKWLKELCADKGTPSTSHLMPRSSNSICFMLPPFPVLCSLTKLNLTNCFISDSANLGNLGFLSSLKSLNLSGNHFVTLPSSINQLSQLKWLGLENCKRLKALRELPSSIEEINAHNCTSLTTLSSGFKLKGDPLLPPLEPASPELETSIPELLKAAFSLVIPGRRIPDWIGNQDWGSEIELELPPSWFNSNVLAFAFAVVYSFPLPLSHRSSGWVSADCNFYSHHSSWHYAVYPQTTLRGGLESDHLWLLCVPFPSSINFDEVIRIKASFDILLRIGVCAIKKCGIDLVYRNEEVNGTI; from the exons ATGCCTTATAGCCACATTAAACAATTGTGGGAAGGAATCAag GttctagaaaaattaaaattcatgaaTCTCAGGCACTCTAGATATCTACGAGAAACCCCGGATTTCTCTGGGGTCGTCAACCTTGAACAGTTAGTTCTTGAAGGTTGTACATCTTTGTGTGAGgttcatccttctcttgtagtTCTGAACAAACTCAATTTCCTGAGTTTGAAGAACTGCATAATGCTGAAGAGTCTTCCAAGCAACATTTATAATCTAAAATCTCTCGAAACCTTTGATGTTTCTGGTTGCTCAGATTGTGTGAACTTAAAATGGCTAAAGGAGCTCTGTGCAGACAAAGGAACACCATCTACCTCACACTTGATGCCAAGGAGTTCAAATTCCATTTGTTTCATGTTGCCTCCTTTCCCAGTTTTGTGTTCCTTAACAAAACTAAACCTAACAAACTGCTTTATATCAGATAGCGCAAATCTCGGTAATCTTGGCTTCTTATCTTCGCTGAAATCCTTAAATTTGAGCGGAAACCACTTTGTTACTTTGCCTTCGAGCATCAACCAACTTTCTCAACTGAAATGGCTGGGGTTGGAAAATTGCAAAAGACTTAAAGCACTCCGGGAGCTTCCATCAAGCATAGAAGAGATCAATGCACATAATTGCACATCATTAACCACACTTAGCTCTGGCTTCAAACTGAAGGGGGATCCCTTGTTGCCCCCACTTGAGCCTGCTTCCCCAGAGCTAGAAACCAGTATTCCAGAGTTGTTAAAAGCTGCATTCAGCCTTGTTATTCCTGGGAGAAGAATACCAGATTGGATCGGGAATCAGGACTGGGGTAGTGAAATAGAATTAGAGCTACCTCCAAGTTGGTTTAATTCCAATGTCCTGGCTTTTGCTTTTGCTGTAGTCTATAGTTTCCCACTTCCGCTCAGTCACAGGAGCAGTGGTTGGGTTAGTGCAGACTGCAACTTCTATTCCCATCACAGTTCTTGGCACTATGCTGTCTATCCTCAGACTACTCTAAGGGGAGGATTGGAGTCAGATCATTTGTGGCTGCTTTGTGTACCATTTCCCTCTTCTATCAATTTTGATGAAGTGATTCGAATTAAGGCTTCATTTGACATTTTACTCCGAATAGGAGTTTGTGCAATTAAGAAGTGTGGGATTGATCTAGTGTACAGGAATGAAGAGGTGAATGGCACAATATAG